From the genome of Gemmatimonas phototrophica, one region includes:
- the puhA gene encoding photosynthetic reaction center subunit H — protein MSDVKFVPADNYNGSPIIPTGNPMIDGVGPASWAEDRRDEPDLTYHGSHKIVPMRLDPTFSIAKGDPDPRGLPVIAADKQVAGTVVELWVNRSEPQVSYYEVQLASGERRVLLPTGYVQWPNFGLWGNDKLLVKSITAAQFANVPATKRDDQITLLEEDKICAYYAGGHMYAFAERSQPII, from the coding sequence ATGTCAGACGTCAAGTTCGTTCCGGCAGATAACTACAACGGCTCGCCCATCATCCCCACGGGTAACCCGATGATCGATGGCGTGGGACCGGCCTCGTGGGCCGAAGATCGTCGCGACGAGCCCGATCTCACCTACCACGGCTCGCACAAGATCGTCCCGATGCGCCTCGATCCCACCTTCTCGATTGCCAAGGGTGATCCGGATCCGCGTGGGCTGCCCGTTATTGCGGCCGACAAGCAGGTGGCCGGCACGGTGGTGGAGCTGTGGGTCAACCGCTCCGAGCCGCAGGTGAGCTACTACGAAGTGCAGCTCGCCAGCGGCGAGCGTCGGGTACTCCTGCCGACCGGTTATGTCCAGTGGCCCAACTTCGGACTCTGGGGCAACGACAAGTTGCTCGTGAAGTCCATCACGGCCGCGCAGTTTGCCAACGTCCCCGCCACGAAGCGCGACGATCAGATCACGCTCCTCGAAGAGGACAAGATCTGTGCGTACTACGCTGGTGGACACATGTACGCGTTCGCGGAACGCTCGCAGCCGATCATCTGA
- the puhB gene encoding photosynthetic complex putative assembly protein PuhB, producing the protein MSQPGDGTPTEPQYIRGVPHPLPEGERLLWEGAPAMKPVSTHVFHWRLIVAYFAAMLAFWAVSTEHQPGSEVYLASAVVRVSLSLFVLLAVLGLSRAVATTSWYAITSKRIVMRVGMAFPMSINIPFTIIESAGLGLFKDGTGQVTVTLQKQSRIAYIALWPHCRVFRFTNPEPVLRGLEEPHKVAEILATAVAEAAGADTRVERGGVAGRSGNSMGVPATAGA; encoded by the coding sequence ATGAGCCAGCCGGGCGACGGCACGCCGACGGAACCGCAGTACATTCGCGGCGTGCCGCACCCGCTCCCTGAGGGAGAGCGGTTGTTGTGGGAGGGTGCTCCCGCCATGAAGCCAGTATCCACGCACGTGTTCCACTGGCGCCTCATCGTGGCATACTTTGCCGCCATGCTCGCCTTCTGGGCGGTGAGTACGGAGCACCAGCCTGGCAGCGAGGTGTACCTGGCCAGTGCGGTGGTACGTGTGTCGCTGTCCCTCTTCGTGCTGCTGGCGGTGCTTGGACTGTCACGGGCCGTCGCCACCACCTCGTGGTACGCCATTACGAGCAAACGCATTGTCATGCGGGTCGGGATGGCGTTCCCCATGTCCATCAACATTCCGTTCACCATCATCGAGTCGGCCGGCCTCGGCCTGTTCAAAGATGGCACGGGGCAGGTCACGGTGACGCTGCAGAAGCAGAGCCGCATTGCCTACATCGCGCTGTGGCCGCATTGCCGCGTGTTCCGCTTCACCAATCCGGAGCCGGTGTTGCGTGGGCTTGAAGAACCGCACAAGGTCGCGGAGATTCTCGCCACTGCGGTTGCTGAAGCCGCCGGTGCCGACACGCGCGTGGAGCGCGGCGGGGTTGCCGGTCGTTCCGGAAACAGCATGGGCGTGCCCGCCACGGCGGGAGCGTAA
- the puhC gene encoding photosynthetic complex assembly protein PuhC: MSQQQQPPSIVFEPEPGERPGGAPPLTVPKPALQMAGLLIATVFALAIAARFFGFGAFRELPTTILIERSLRFEDAPNQGITVIDASTNKVAVVLEPGSNGFLRGALRALTRSRRAAGIGSSEPFRVVRYTDGRLVLHDDATGQQITITSFGPTQIESFDNLLKEKPGPGPTVAPPFVPVQ, from the coding sequence GTGAGTCAGCAACAGCAGCCGCCCAGCATTGTCTTTGAGCCGGAACCGGGAGAGCGCCCCGGTGGTGCGCCACCCCTCACGGTGCCCAAACCGGCGCTGCAGATGGCCGGGCTGCTCATTGCCACGGTGTTTGCCCTCGCCATTGCCGCGCGGTTTTTCGGCTTTGGCGCCTTCCGTGAGTTGCCCACCACCATTCTCATTGAGCGCTCGCTGCGCTTTGAGGATGCGCCGAATCAGGGCATTACGGTCATCGATGCGTCCACCAACAAGGTGGCGGTGGTTCTGGAGCCGGGCAGCAACGGGTTCCTGCGTGGTGCGTTGCGCGCGCTTACGCGCAGTCGCCGCGCGGCGGGCATTGGTTCTTCGGAGCCGTTTCGTGTGGTGCGCTACACCGACGGACGCCTCGTGCTGCACGACGACGCCACCGGACAGCAGATCACCATCACGAGCTTCGGCCCCACGCAGATTGAGAGTTTCGACAATCTGCTGAAGGAAAAGCCGGGCCCGGGACCGACAGTGGCGCCGCCGTTCGTGCCGGTGCAGTAA